The following nucleotide sequence is from uncultured Draconibacterium sp..
GGGATAGAACTGGCCAGTATTTTTTATGCGAAACGTATTGATTTAAGCGAAGCCGCATTAAAAAGCAACACCTCAATTCTAAGCTTTTACAACTTCCGAAAGAAGATCCACGGAACGGTAACTATTGCCATTATTACCCTTTACAGTGTTGGATTTTACATGCTCACTCCCGAGTTCAGTCACTGGTTCCCCATGTGGTTACTTATCCTTATCGACCTTTCATATATTCTGGCTGCGGTAATTTTCAGCTATTTCATTCGCTCTGCAATTCGGCGCGAAATGAAAGCACTGAACGAAATAAAAAGATTACGGGAAGACTTGCTGGAACAATAAACAAACCATCATAAAAACAAGCTAATGACCTCGTTGAAATCGATGGCAGAACAAAACGTATGCATTTTTCACAACAAAATTTAAACATAAACAACATGGTGACAAAGACACAACTCAACACGCTACGAGCCGATGTAGGCGCAAAAGCAAAAAACGGAATCGACTTTATTCTTGCAGCAACAATTATATGGATCATGATTGCCGTAATTTGGATGCTCCCCTTTTCGGCTTACGACCGAAGTGTATTTACTTTTATAATTGGGGGTTTGCTTCTGCCATTTGCATTGGGCTTTTCGAAACTGCTAAAAACTAGCTGGAAAATTCCGGACAATCCTTTGCAACCGCTTGGCTTGTGGTTAAACTTCTCACAATTATTTTATTTCCCGTTTCTGATATTTGTTTTGCTAAAACATCCAGATTATTTCCTGATGACCTACGCCATTATTACCGGGGCACACTTTTTCCCGTATTCCTGGTATTACAACAACAAGGCGTATGCAATTATGGCGGGCACTATATCCGCAGGCAGTTTGCTGCTGGCTCTATACTTGTCTCCCTCGGATTTTTACATCGCAGGATTTTTTATGGCATTTTGCCTGCTTATTCTTGCCATTTGGAACTTTACGATCTATCAGAAACGCAAGTTGGCTGAACAGGAAACGACCTCTGAACGCATGCGGTGTAAACCATAAATAAAATCCTTGAAATTGACTATCCCCTTTGCAAATCCAGGGGCAATTATTAGATTAAACGAATCTTAGGATATAAAGAATACCGGTATAATAACATTCTAAATAAAAACGCTGAACAAAATTTTTCTTAGATTTGTTTTAGCCTATTCGATAAAAAACAAAAATCAATTTCATGGAGCAATTATTAGAATATAATCCCATATTATTGGCACTGGGTGCTACCATCTTCACTTGGCTGTTAACAGCAGCCGGAGCATCAATGGTATTCTTCTTTAAATCAATAAACAAAAAAGTATTGAATTCGATGCTTGGTTTTGCTGCCGGTGTGATGATTGCAGCCAGTTTTTGGTCGCTTTTGAAACCGGCCATCGATATGGCTGAAGCACAAGGCGACGTGCCGTGGAAGCCTGCAGTTATCGGATTCTTAGCGGGAGGTGCATTTCTGTTGTTAATCGATAAAATTCTACCTCACCTTCATCTGGGTTTATCAATCGATAAAGCTGAGGGGATTCCAACAACGTGGCAACGAAGTATTCTTTTGGTGCTGGCCATTACTTTACACAATATTCCGGAAGGTCTGGCCGTGGGCGTTGCTTTTGGTGCACTGGCCAATAATCCTGACATGGGGATTCTTACCGGAGCAATTGCTTTAGCCATGGGAATCGGGCTGCAAAACTTCCCCGAGGGAGCGGCAGTTTCTATTCCGCTGCGCCGCGAAGGACTCTCGCGATGGAAATCGTTTAACTACGGGCAATTGTCGGGAATTGTTGAACCAATGGCTGGAGTACTGGGAGCCTATTTGGTTTTAACAATTGAGCCACTTTTGCCGTATGCACTTTCATTTGCTGCCGGAGCAATGATTTTCGTAGTGGTTGAGGAGCTGATTCCTGAATCGCAACGAGGCAACGAAACCGATTTATCAACTATCGGTGCCATGATAGGATTTGCTACCATGATGTTGCTGGATGTTGCTTTGGGGTAGAACTATTATTCGAATCGTTCTGAAAATTCCGGGAAAAGCAATTTCCCTTCTGCAAATAAACATCAGAAACTAAAAGGTTTTACACAGATGAAAACAACACCGGAACATAACAAGAAAATAGCAGAAATGACCTTTGCTGCTGTATATCCGCACTATGTTACAAAAGTGGAGAAAAAAGGAAGAACGAAAGAAGAACTGCATCAGGTGATAGAATGGCTAACCGGTTTTAATGAAGCAACTTTGCAGAAAATGATCGATGAGAAGGTGACATTCCAAACCTTCTTTGAGCGGGCAAATTTAAATCCAAATGCCGAATTAATTAAAGGTGTGATTTGTGGATACCGAATTGAGGAAATTGATAATTTACTGACAAAACAGGTGCGGTATTTAGATAAGCTTGTTGACGAACTGGTAAAAGGGAAAAAGATGGAGAAGATATTAAGGGAAACGTAAACTAGATATAAAATTAAAGTTTTCGGACTAATATCAAACCAACAGAATGACTAACAAAAACCAAATAGAAGTACTTCTCAAGGAACAGGAACTTACCGATTACAAATGGATTGACCCGAAAGAAATTGTTGTGGCACAGTGGGTACGCGTAAAATGTTATTTTGGCTGTAGCGACTACGGTCTTGGTTCGTGCCCGCCCAATACGCCATCGGTAAGCGAGTGCGAGCGCTTCTTTAAAGAATACAAAAATGCGCTGGTTATAAAACTGAACAAATTTGCCGATAAAGATACCTACCCATCCGACTGGTCGCGGGAAATGACCAACAAACTTCTAAGTATAGAGCGTGCCGTTTTTCTGCTCGGTCATCCAAAAGTTTTCCTGTTAAACCAAACCTGTTGCACTTTGTGTAGCGACTGTTCGGGCAACCGTCTCGATTGCCACGACAAGAGAAACGCACGGCCAAGCCCCGAGAGTTTTGCTGTTGATGTATACCAAACTGTTCGGAATGCCGGCATGGAAATTAATGTGGTAGCCAACAATCCGGGCGATATGAACCGGATTGCAATACTATTGATTGAATAAACTGTCCCATTGGAAAACTATCTTTAAAATTAATGGTTATTGTTAAAAAGGCCCGTAAAAAGACCAAAACAGACAATAGTTATGAATGTAATTTTAAGTATTGGACTCTTAATTTTTACAGGATATTTACTGGGTGAACTCGCCGAAAAAATAAAACTCCCCAAAATATCTGGCTATATCCTGGCTGGTATTCTGCTAAATCCCGATCTGTCGGGAATCATGTCGAACGAATTTGTCATCCACACCGATCCCCTGCTTTCGGTTTCGTTATCGTTTATCACTTTTTCAATTGGTGGCTCTTTATCGGCTAAGAAACTACGCGCTTCCGGCAAAACAATATTATTCTTAACCCTATTCGAATCGCTATTTGCATTTCTTATGGTGTTCCTGTTTATGTTTTTGAGTCTTCGTTTTTTTATGTCTGCTTTCCAATCAACGAGTGTAGCACTGGCCGTAAGTCTGGTATTGGCATCACTGGCTGCACCAACCGATCCATCGGCAACGCTCGCCGTCACTCACGAATACAAAGCCAAAGGCGAAGTAAGTTCAACCATGCTCGAAATTGCCGCTTTCGATGATATTGTGGGAATTGTCATTTACACATTGGTAACTGCCTTTGCCGCTTTCTTTTTGGGCAGCACCGATATCAATATTGGAAAAACCCTATTGGATTTGGGAATTGACGTTGGCGGAGCCATTCTTATTGGCGCGGTAATTGGTTTTGTATTTCAACTTTTCACCAAAATTTTTAGCAAACAGGAAGAAGGAACCCTGATCGTATTAACGTTCGGGGCCATATTGATGAGTTATGGTATTTCGGAATACTTTGGTTTTGAATCGCTACTTTCCACCATCGCGTTGGGAGCAGTTGTCGCCAATTTAAATCCGATATCGGATAAAATATTTAGACTCATTGAACGCTACACCGACGAACTGATCTTTGTAATCTTCTTTACACTCTCGGGCTTACACCTGCAACTATCGTCAATTACCGGCAGTTATTTGCTGATCGTAATTTACATCATTGCACGGATGATCGGTAAATTTACCGGTATTTACAGCGGCTCACTGCTATTCAGCACCAGCCCAAAAGTGAAAAAATACACGGCAGGCGGATTGATTCCACAAGGCGGAATTGTAATTGGATTGGCGCTGTTACTGACCAAAGATCCCGTTTTTAAAGAAACCGGCTCAATGATTATGGGAGTGGTTATTGGTGCAGCACTTATTCATGAAATTATAGGCCCGATTTCTTCGCGGCTATCTTTGAAAAAAGCTGGTGAAGTTGAATAGGAAGATATTTTCAAATTAGATATTGTTTACTCATTTTATCACCCCCTATAATCCCCCAAAGGGGGATATTTCCTCCCCGAAGGGGAGGTCAGGAGGGGTCAATAAATAAGATTTTCAGAATGACGTTTTGAAAAAACATACATCAAGAACGGCAATCCTAAAGCTCATTCAATACATTCAACGAAACCAGGTGTTCAATTACGCCCCACTCTTTTAAAAACCAATTGTCACTGTCAATATAAAACGAACTGATCGAACTATTATTAATGGAAAAAGCCCTTGGCTCATCCAATTTTAAGCTAAAGGTTCGATACATCATCATCTCCAGTACCAAACCATGCGAAACGATCAAAACTTTCTGATCCTTAAAGTTACGGGCTATCGATTCAATTTCTGATGTTACACGCTTATACATTTGCTGAATACTTTCGCCTCCGGGAACTACAAATTCAGGATTCCGCTCTTTGTAACGTCGAAATTCTTCGGGGTACTTTTCTTCAATCTCGGCAAAATTCTTTCCTTCAAAAATACCAAAAGAACGTTCGCGCAGGTTAGCATTGTATTTGTGCGGTAAGACAAGTTGTTTATTGATGATCTTTGCTGTTTCGACAGCTCGCTCAAGATCACTGCTTAGCAGGACATCAAACTCACGTTTAGCCAGTGCCTTTGCCACCAATTCGGCCTGTGTAATCCCGTTTTCAGAAAGTTTACTGTTACGCTGCCCTTGTATGCGCTTCTGTACATTCCACATCGTTTCTCCGTGTCGTATAATTGTAATTTCTGTAGCCATTTCTTATCTGATTCTGTGTGAAGATGAACTATTTTTTCTTTTGATAAAGAATAAGTTAGTGTAACAACAACATCAGGTTTTTGTTAGGAATAATCCGGATAAAAAAACAAAAAGCCACCCCGAAGAGCAGCTTTTGATTTATCTGACAAATTGATATTAAATCTTTTCCGGGGCGGGCATTTCCAGCAATTTATCGGCCATTGCATTGGCCAACTTAATCAACTCTTCCTGGGTTTGAACCTTCATATTGCCTTTTTCTTCGATTGGTTCGTAAACCATATCCCACTTAATTTTTTCGGCAAAAGTTTTCAGGTTTTTTACGCCGCCACCGTTCCACGAGTAGTTACCAAAAATACCCAGTAAGTGGTCTTTTGGTGCCATGTGCTCAATGGTTGTAAGCAGTGTTTCCACATTCGGGAACATCGCATTGTTATACGCTGCACTGCCCACAATAAATCCTTTGTATTTAAAAATGTCGTTGATGATATACGACGAGTGCGTTTTTGAAGCATCGTAAACACGGATGTTTTTAATACCGCGTACTGCAATCTGACGGGCAATCGTTTCTGCCATTTTTTTGGTGTTTCCGTACATCGAACCGTAAACGATAACCACGCCCCGATCCAAATCGTACGAACTCCATTTGTTGTAGCGTTTCAAAATCCAGTTGAGGTCGCTACGCCATATAGGACCGTGCGTTGCCGCAATCATTTTAATATCCAGACCGGCAAGTTTTTTAATGGCACGCTGCGTGTGCGGACAATATTTTCCAACGATATTGGTGAAATAACGCATCACTTCCACTTCGTAGAAATCGAGGTTAATCTCATCATCGAAAATACCACCGTCCATTGTTCCGTAGCTACCAAAAGCGTCTCCTGAGAACAGGATTTTGTTGGTTTCTTCGTAAGTCACCATCGTTTCAGGCCAGTGTACCATCGGAATCATCTGGAACTGTAACTTGTGTTTTCCCAAATCAAGCACATGATCATCGTGTACCATGTGTATGTTTTCCGGTTTCATGTAGTACGACTCTACAAAACCAAAGGTCTTTTTATTTCCTACAAGCGTAATATTCGGGTAACGATGAACGATTGCTTTTAAAGCTCCCGAGTGGTCAGGCTCCATGTGGTTAATGATCAGGTAATCCACCTCGCGGTCGCCAATAATCTCTTCAATGGCATCGAGGTAATCGTCGATAAACGCACGTTCAACAGTGTCAACCAACGCGATCTTTTCATCAACAATCAAATAACTATTATACGAAACCCCGTGTGGGATTGGCCAGATGTTCTCGAACAAGTGAGTACGGCGATCGTTAAATCCCAAATAATAAATATCTTCTGCAAGATTTACTTGTAGCATAATTTTCAGTTTTTATATCCTTTTTTGAAACACGCACAAAATTAGTGAATTTCGGCTGACGGCACATAAAATTATTTACTACTGCCCTTATTTAGATCTTGGGTTAAGGGAATGTTAGGAGAGACACGGATTGAAGAAGTGAGGGACTGAAAAAATAAATGCAGAAATGCTTCAATGCTTTAATGCATGAGTGGGCAGAAACTTTCTGAAACTCCGTGCCTCCATAGTTCAACTTTGTTGTTAACCTTTTTAAATGCTGCACTGACAAACGGATAAATTGCTGAATACTAACTGCCTGCTACTTGTTTTGCGAATTATCTTTTACTTGTAGCTTGAAGCTAGTGGCTAGTAACTGTTTTAGTAGCTCATGCTTTATCCTTTTTACTTTTGCGTTGAGCTATTTACCTTCTTTGCGTGCTTTGTGGTAAAAAATCGAAAGAATTTTATCTTTGAAGCTAAATACGAAAATAGAACTATGTCGATTGATCAGAAAAGCCGTGCCATGACATTCCCCCGTGTTGGGAAATTCATTATTATTTTTTTTGCTATTGCCTTTATTCTTGCCGGAGCGCGGGGATATCAGCTGTACCGCTATGTCTTTGAAGAAAATGTAAGAAATGATTACGTTATTCTCGTTACTGAAGATGACGATATTAAAAGTATTAGCGAGAAACTGGAATCCAACGAGGTTTTAAGCAACATGAAAGCCTTTAAGTGGGTGGCTAAAAAGAAAAAATATGCCGACTTTATGCGTCCGGGTCGTTACGAGTTAAAGAAAGGCATGACTACCAATGAATTGGTGAATATGCTCCGCAGTGGCGCGCAATCGCCGGTAGACATCACCTTTAACAATGTACGTTTTAAAGAGGAACTGGCCGGGAAAGTCAGCAAATACATTAAAGCCGATTCCATTTCGATATTACAACTGTTTTCAAATGAACAACAGATCACAGACTGGGGATTTACTGAGGAGAACTTTCGTGCGATGTTTATTCCGAACACCTACGAAATGTATTGGACAACATCGGCTGAAGAATTTGCTCAACGTATGAAAGCAGAGTACGACCGTTTTTGGAACGACACCCGTACAAAACAAGCTGCAAAAATGGGCTTAACACCTCAGCAGGTAGTTACTTTGGCTTCCATCGTTCAATCGGAAACCGTAAAGCCGGATGAGCTAAAAACGGTTGCCGGATTATATATCAACCGCCTGAATAAAGGTATTGCATTACAAGCCGATCCAACCGTTAAATATGCTGTTGGCGATTACTCCATTAAACGGGTTTTGAACAAGCACCTCGAAATCGATTCGCCTTATAACACCTACAAATATGCAGGTTTGCCACCGGGGCCAATTTGTTTTCCGGAAATCACATCGATTGATGCGGTGTTAAACTACGAAAATCACAATTACCTGTATATGTGTGCGCGTGAAGATTTTTCGGGCTACCACAATTTTGCAAAAACGCTTAGTCAGCACAACCG
It contains:
- the mltG gene encoding endolytic transglycosylase MltG; the encoded protein is MSIDQKSRAMTFPRVGKFIIIFFAIAFILAGARGYQLYRYVFEENVRNDYVILVTEDDDIKSISEKLESNEVLSNMKAFKWVAKKKKYADFMRPGRYELKKGMTTNELVNMLRSGAQSPVDITFNNVRFKEELAGKVSKYIKADSISILQLFSNEQQITDWGFTEENFRAMFIPNTYEMYWTTSAEEFAQRMKAEYDRFWNDTRTKQAAKMGLTPQQVVTLASIVQSETVKPDELKTVAGLYINRLNKGIALQADPTVKYAVGDYSIKRVLNKHLEIDSPYNTYKYAGLPPGPICFPEITSIDAVLNYENHNYLYMCAREDFSGYHNFAKTLSQHNRNAKKYRDALNERRIFK
- a CDS encoding cation:proton antiporter encodes the protein MNVILSIGLLIFTGYLLGELAEKIKLPKISGYILAGILLNPDLSGIMSNEFVIHTDPLLSVSLSFITFSIGGSLSAKKLRASGKTILFLTLFESLFAFLMVFLFMFLSLRFFMSAFQSTSVALAVSLVLASLAAPTDPSATLAVTHEYKAKGEVSSTMLEIAAFDDIVGIVIYTLVTAFAAFFLGSTDINIGKTLLDLGIDVGGAILIGAVIGFVFQLFTKIFSKQEEGTLIVLTFGAILMSYGISEYFGFESLLSTIALGAVVANLNPISDKIFRLIERYTDELIFVIFFTLSGLHLQLSSITGSYLLIVIYIIARMIGKFTGIYSGSLLFSTSPKVKKYTAGGLIPQGGIVIGLALLLTKDPVFKETGSMIMGVVIGAALIHEIIGPISSRLSLKKAGEVE
- a CDS encoding DUF2200 domain-containing protein encodes the protein MKTTPEHNKKIAEMTFAAVYPHYVTKVEKKGRTKEELHQVIEWLTGFNEATLQKMIDEKVTFQTFFERANLNPNAELIKGVICGYRIEEIDNLLTKQVRYLDKLVDELVKGKKMEKILRET
- a CDS encoding histidine phosphatase family protein, which translates into the protein MATEITIIRHGETMWNVQKRIQGQRNSKLSENGITQAELVAKALAKREFDVLLSSDLERAVETAKIINKQLVLPHKYNANLRERSFGIFEGKNFAEIEEKYPEEFRRYKERNPEFVVPGGESIQQMYKRVTSEIESIARNFKDQKVLIVSHGLVLEMMMYRTFSLKLDEPRAFSINNSSISSFYIDSDNWFLKEWGVIEHLVSLNVLNEL
- a CDS encoding FprA family A-type flavoprotein — protein: MLQVNLAEDIYYLGFNDRRTHLFENIWPIPHGVSYNSYLIVDEKIALVDTVERAFIDDYLDAIEEIIGDREVDYLIINHMEPDHSGALKAIVHRYPNITLVGNKKTFGFVESYYMKPENIHMVHDDHVLDLGKHKLQFQMIPMVHWPETMVTYEETNKILFSGDAFGSYGTMDGGIFDDEINLDFYEVEVMRYFTNIVGKYCPHTQRAIKKLAGLDIKMIAATHGPIWRSDLNWILKRYNKWSSYDLDRGVVIVYGSMYGNTKKMAETIARQIAVRGIKNIRVYDASKTHSSYIINDIFKYKGFIVGSAAYNNAMFPNVETLLTTIEHMAPKDHLLGIFGNYSWNGGGVKNLKTFAEKIKWDMVYEPIEEKGNMKVQTQEELIKLANAMADKLLEMPAPEKI
- a CDS encoding DUF2284 domain-containing protein, encoding MTNKNQIEVLLKEQELTDYKWIDPKEIVVAQWVRVKCYFGCSDYGLGSCPPNTPSVSECERFFKEYKNALVIKLNKFADKDTYPSDWSREMTNKLLSIERAVFLLGHPKVFLLNQTCCTLCSDCSGNRLDCHDKRNARPSPESFAVDVYQTVRNAGMEINVVANNPGDMNRIAILLIE
- a CDS encoding ZIP family metal transporter, which encodes MEQLLEYNPILLALGATIFTWLLTAAGASMVFFFKSINKKVLNSMLGFAAGVMIAASFWSLLKPAIDMAEAQGDVPWKPAVIGFLAGGAFLLLIDKILPHLHLGLSIDKAEGIPTTWQRSILLVLAITLHNIPEGLAVGVAFGALANNPDMGILTGAIALAMGIGLQNFPEGAAVSIPLRREGLSRWKSFNYGQLSGIVEPMAGVLGAYLVLTIEPLLPYALSFAAGAMIFVVVEELIPESQRGNETDLSTIGAMIGFATMMLLDVALG